The Neofelis nebulosa isolate mNeoNeb1 chromosome X, mNeoNeb1.pri, whole genome shotgun sequence genome has a segment encoding these proteins:
- the LOC131502006 gene encoding LOW QUALITY PROTEIN: uncharacterized protein LOC131502006 (The sequence of the model RefSeq protein was modified relative to this genomic sequence to represent the inferred CDS: deleted 2 bases in 1 codon), producing MATSLIAESCRILAAKPINPPKPPTPTAPPVLPDNQDLLSFDPPPYQVPPLIPQAAPIPAAPAEPPVAQPIGEPENREAQPAPMPSGGEVQGPAGRTRRRAPHEPGLRLPDSTVALPLREIGPPDETGSPRLQYWPFSTSDLYNWKTQNARFSDNPKDLISLLDSVMFTHQPTWDDCQQLLRILFTTEERERIQLEARKLVPGDDGQPTANLDLINAAFPLTRPPQDGWDYNTAEDPDLDTPFHDCAEILAQVHGVREDLQDHPLPDAEVTWFTDGSSFVHQGQRYAGAAVTTETETVWAEPLPAGTSAQRAELVALTKALTLGKDKKLNVYTDSRYAFATAHIHGAIYRERGLLTAEGKTIKNKEEILALLKALWLPKRLAIIHCPGHQKPVTPVARGNSLADQVAREAALQVDYALMTTLPDPGSASLPENPAYTKEDLNWIQKLPLTQCLNGWWRAADCSIILPEEMGNKVLSKMHRATHMGTRKMQDLIRHARITIKDSRTKIEQIVTSCKACQLTNATNHGKNPGSRTRGTRPGAYWEVDFTEVKPGKYGYTYLLVFIDTFSGWTEAFPTKHETAQVVAKKMLEDIIPRYGFPTLIGSDNGPAFISKVIQGIAQFIGADWKLHCAYRPQSSGQVERMNRTLKETLTKLTIETGANWVVLLPYALFRVRNSPYKLGLTPFEIMYGVPPPIIPNLQSNVLTEFDDHKLLISLRELQHTHQEVWPRLRAIYENGPPPEPHHYRPGDWVYVRRHKQETLQPRWRGPYIVILTTPTALKVDGIATWIHYTHARPADPFAVREDFVPEANTAWTVDQSKTHPLKLTLRRKPDPENQLKPKPGCPIPRLLQQLRTHNDRRNTH from the exons ATGGCCACTTCCTTAATAGCAGAGTCATGCCGAATCCTAGCGGCTAAACCTATCAACCCTCCCAAGCCGCCAACTCCAACTGCACCCCCTGTTCTCCCCGACAACCAAGATTTACTTTCCTTTGACCCTCCCCCTTACCAGGTTCCTCCTCTTATTCCGCAAGCTGCCCCTATCCCTGCTGCGCCGGCAGAGCCTCCCGTAGCCCAGCCCATAGGAGAACCAGAGAATAGGGAGGCTCAACCCGCGCCTATGCCTAGTGGGGGCGAAGTCCAAGGGCCGGCCGGACGTACCCGTAGGCGGGCCCCACATGAGCCAGGACTCCGCCTTCCTGACTCCACCGTAGCTTTACCTTTACGGGAAATAGGGCCTCCCGATGAGACGGGGAGCCCCCGACTTCAATACTGGCCCTTCTCTACCAGTGACCTATATAACTGGAAAACCCAGAATGCCCGATTTTCTGACAACCCTAAAGATTTAATAAGTCTCTTAGACAGCGTTATGTTTACCCACCAACCCACCTGGGATGATTGTCAGCAGCTCCTCCGAATCCTGTTCACCACCGAGGAGCGAGAAAGAATTCAATTGGAAGCAAGAAAGCTGGTTCCTGGAGATGACGGCCAACCCACTGCTAACCTTGATCTCATTAATGCAGCTTTTCCCTTGACCCGACCCCCACAGGATGGCTGGGACtacaacacggcagaag ACCCGGACTTGGATACACCCTTCCATGACTGCGCTGAGATATTGGCACAGGTTCATGGAGTTCGGGAAGATTTACAGGATCACCCGCTACCAGACGCTGAGGTTACCTGGTTCACTGACGGCAGCAGCTTTGTACATCAGGGTCAAAGGTACGCGGGGGCAGCAGTCACAACTGAAACTGAGACTGTTTGGGCAGAGCCTTTGCCAGCTGGCACCTCTGCCCAACGAGCTGAACTTGTGGCCTTAACCAAGGCACTGACTTtaggaaaagacaagaaactaAACGTGTATACCGATAGCAGATATGCTTTTGCTACGGCCCACATACATGGAGCTATATACAGAGAGAGGGGGCTGTTAACTGCAGAggggaaaactatcaaaaacaaagaagaaatattggcTCTTTTAAAGGCACTCTGGCTGCCTAAACGACTAGCCATCATACATTGCCCAGGCCACCAAAAACCGGTCACACCGGTGGCCAGAGGAAATAGTTTGGCTGACCAGGTGGCCCGAGAGGCGGCTTTACAGGTGGACTATGCTTTAATGACCACCCTACCAGACCCCGGTTCAGCTAGCTTACCAGAAAATCCCGCCTACACTAAAGAAGACCTAAACTGGATCCAAAAATTACCTTTAACTCAGTGCCTTAACGGATGGTGGAGAGCAGCAGACTGTAGCATAATCCTcccagaagaaatgggaaataaagtCTTATCCAAGATGCACCGAGCCACTCATATGGGCACAAGAAAAATGCAAGACTTAATAAGACATGCTAGGATCACTATTAAAGACTCCAGGACAAAAATTGAGCAGATAGTCACTAGCTGTAAAGCTTGTCAATTAACTAACGCCACCAACCACGGGAAAAACCCTGGCTCCAGAACCCGCGGAACCAGGCCGGGAGCCTATTGGGAAGTAGACTTCACCGAGGTAAAGCCTGGAAAATATGGATATACATATTTGTTAGTGTTTATAGATACCTTTTCAGGATGGACAGAGGCCTTCCCCACCAAGCATGAGACTGCGCAGGTAGtagcaaagaaaatgttagaagaCATCATACCCAGGTACGGATTTCCTACCCTAATAGGATCAGACAACGGACCAGCATTCATTTCAAAGGTAATACAAGGGATAGCGCAGTTTATTGGGGCTGATTGGAAACTACATTGTGCATATAgaccccaaagctcaggacaggtagaaagaatgaatagaactcTA AAAGAGACCTTAACTAAATTGACCATAGAGACTGGCGCTAATTGGGTAGTCTTACTCCCCTACGCTCTGTTCAGGGTGCGGAACTCCCCTTACAAACTGGGATTAACCCCCTTTGAAATCATGTATGGAGTGCCCCCCCCTATAATTCCCAACCTACAGTCTAATGTGTTAACTGAATTTGATGATCATAAACTTCTTATTTCCCTGAGGGAACTCCAGCACACCCACCAGGAAGTTTGGCCCCGATTGAGAGCCATTTATGAAAACGGGCCCCCTCCTGAGCCGCATCACTACCGACCCGGAGATTGGGTATACGTGCGGAGACACAAGCAAGAGACCCTCCAACCACGGTGGAGGGGACCCTACATTGTGATCCTAACCACACCCACTGCTCTCAAAGTCGACGGGATTGCTACCTGGATCCATTACACCCACGCCCGACCAGCTGATCCCTTTGCGGTTCGAGAAGACTTCGTGCCGGAAGCCAACACCGCCTGGACGGTTGACCAGAGTAAGACCCATCCTTTAAAATTGACTCTGCGTCGAAAACCTGACCCCGAAAACCAGCTGAAACCAAAGCCTGGGTGTCCCATACCAAGACTGTTGCAGCAGCTCCGGACCCACAATGATCGGAGGAACACTCACTAG